A window of the Lactuca sativa cultivar Salinas chromosome 7, Lsat_Salinas_v11, whole genome shotgun sequence genome harbors these coding sequences:
- the LOC111892694 gene encoding VQ motif-containing protein 4, with the protein MENYLASTSGSTTTINHPSPPITPVTISNPNNPYPTTFVQADTTSFKKVVQMLTGSSETVKQSAATTRPDLAARNPIPAMKTGPNKKPSKLYERRSSLKNFKISPLAPGFTNGGGSSGSPRNPNAPEIMSPSLLDFPSLVLSPVTPLLSDPFNRSPANDCSPNLDVEAEEKAIAEKGFYLHPSPATTPRRESEPQLLPLFPVTSPRFSGSSSSS; encoded by the coding sequence ATGGAGAATTACCTTGCTTCCACCTCCggctccaccaccaccatcaaccACCCATCACCGCCGATAACCCCCGTTACGATCTCCAATCCAAACAACCCGTACCCAACAACCTTCGTCCAAGCCGACACAACATCCTTCAAAAAGGTAGTTCAAATGCTAACCGGATCATCTGAAACAGTCAAACAATCCGCAGCCACCACCAGGCCAGACTTAGCTGCCAGAAACCCGATCCCTGCCATGAAAACGGGTCCGAACAAAAAACCATCGAAGCTGTATGAGCGGCGGAGCAGTCTGAAAAACTTCAAAATCAGTCCGTTGGCTCCTGGATTCACAAACGGCGGAGGGTCCTCCGGATCCCCACGGAATCCCAACGCGCCGGAGATTATGTCCCCAAGTCTTCTTGATTTTCCGTCGTTGGTGCTTAGTCCAGTCACACCTCTTCTTTCCGATCCGTTTAATAGGTCTCCGGCGAATGACTGTTCCCCAAATTTGGACGTTGAGGCTGAAGAAAAGGCGATTGCAGAGAAAGGATTTTACTTACATCCGTCGCCGGCGACTACTCCGAGGAGGGAATCGGAACCTCAGCTTTTGCCTTTGTTCCCCGTGACTTCACCAAGATTTTCCGGCTCTTCAAGCTCTTCGTGA
- the LOC111892670 gene encoding 30S ribosomal protein S5, chloroplastic: MAASFTSSLSSTFSSLSLRRFSLLPTHQLPNSLSLPKPLNFPSIRAQSTDIDTTYFDNVDPDEITTFDPPEKPEDFIPPPSFDDGPQESEDEIAAAYEELYGPAYSGVSVLGNDVYVMDSKVKKTTSFGKIKKDKVRDGFDERVVQVRRVTKVVKGGKQLHFRAVVVVGDKKGQVGVGVGKAKEVVSAVQKSATNARRNIITVPMTKYLTFPHRADGDYGAAKVMLRPASPGTGVIAGGAVRIVLEMAGVENALGKQLGSNNALNNARATVVAVQQMRQFSEVARDRGIPMEELWK, translated from the exons ATGGCTGCCTCTTTTACTTCCTCCCTCTCCTCCACCTTCTCCTCCCTCTCTCTCCGCCGCTTCTCTCTCCTCCCCACTCACCAACTACCCAACTCTCTCTCCCTCCCAAAACCCCTAAATTTCCCCTCCATCAGAGCGCAGTCTACCGATATCGACACCACATACTTCGACAATGTAGACCCAGATGAAATCACGACCTTCGACCCTCCGGAAAAACCGGAAGACTTCATCCCTCCGCCATCTTTCGACGACGGACCTCAGGAGTCTGAAGATGAAATAGCCGCTGCGTACGAAGAATTATATGGACCAGCCTATAGCGGAGTCAGTGTGTTGGGTAATGACGTATATGTGATGGATTCGAAAGTAAAGAAAACAACCTCTTTCGGAAAAATTAAGAAAGATAAAGTCAGAGATGGATTTGATGAGAGGGTGGTTCAG GTGAGGAGGGTGACGAAGGTGGTTAAAGGTGGGAAACAGCTTCACTTTAGGGCGGTGGTGGTGGTCGGTGACAAGAAAGGGCAGGTGGGAGTTGGGGTAGGCAAAGCTAAAGAAGTGGTTTCTGCTGTTCAAAAATCTGCAACCAATGCTCGAAGGAACATAATAACAGTTCCTATGACCAAGTACTTGACCTTTCCTCACag GGCGGATGGAGATTATGGGGCGGCAAAGGTGATGCTAAGGCCCGCGTCCCCGGGTACTGGAGTGATTGCTGGCGGTGCTGTTAGAATTGTGTTGGAAATGGCGGGTGTTGAGAATGCTTTGGGGAAACAACTCGGGAGTAACAATGCTCTTAATAATGCAAGAGCAACTGTGGTGGCTGTTCAACAAATGAGACAGTTTAGTGAAGTGGCTCGTGATCGTGGGATCCCGATGGAAGAATTGTGGAAATGA